One segment of Dolichospermum sp. DET69 DNA contains the following:
- a CDS encoding N-acetylmuramoyl-L-alanine amidase: MKYGIDIGHNCPPDGGAEGIKSENKLTMEVGNKVIAKLESLGHTVITCKPNSANTVNQSLGSRCEKANSNRVDFFVSIHFNAFNGQANGTEVFAISDAGKKTAKSVLDEIVKLGFFNRGVKSGSHLYVLKRTNMPGILIEGCFIDSAKDMQIYDGEAMANAIVAGLTGKVASTPTNPAPNVPIPIPVPNGLVNTVIDEEQNKDKSILRLQQALNRLKITDKNNQPLVEDNGMGPATSSATENFQRIVGVLPTGIAGNTTWDALNQILAKRVVQGTHASGVIIRYLQYRVDATPDGIYGSQTEAAIKKFQQQNGLTADAIIGAMSWQKLIG, translated from the coding sequence ATGAAATACGGCATTGATATTGGTCATAACTGTCCTCCTGATGGTGGTGCAGAAGGAATCAAATCCGAAAATAAGTTAACAATGGAAGTCGGTAATAAGGTTATAGCTAAATTAGAAAGTTTAGGACATACAGTAATTACCTGTAAACCAAATAGCGCAAATACAGTAAATCAATCTTTAGGTAGTCGTTGTGAGAAAGCCAATAGTAACCGAGTAGATTTTTTTGTATCTATTCATTTTAATGCTTTTAATGGACAAGCTAATGGAACAGAAGTATTTGCCATTAGCGACGCTGGTAAAAAAACTGCTAAATCTGTATTAGATGAAATTGTCAAATTAGGCTTTTTTAATCGTGGTGTCAAAAGTGGCTCACATCTGTATGTTCTCAAAAGAACAAATATGCCGGGAATTCTCATAGAAGGTTGCTTCATTGATTCTGCTAAAGATATGCAAATATATGATGGTGAAGCAATGGCTAATGCTATAGTTGCCGGCTTAACAGGTAAAGTAGCAAGCACTCCTACAAATCCGGCTCCTAATGTACCTATTCCTATTCCTGTTCCTAATGGTCTTGTCAATACTGTTATAGATGAAGAACAGAATAAAGATAAGAGTATTTTGAGACTACAACAGGCTTTAAATCGGTTGAAAATTACTGATAAAAATAATCAACCCCTAGTAGAAGATAATGGCATGGGACCAGCTACATCTTCTGCAACGGAAAATTTTCAGAGAATTGTGGGAGTTTTACCAACAGGAATAGCAGGTAATACTACCTGGGATGCCCTCAATCAAATATTAGCTAAACGAGTTGTTCAAGGAACTCATGCTAGTGGTGTGATTATCAGATATTTACAATATCGTGTAGATGCTACTCCTGATGGGATTTATGGTTCTCAAACGGAAGCAGCAATCAAGAAATTTCAACAGCAAAATGGTTTAACTGCTGATGCTATTATTGGGGCAATGAGTTGGCAGAAATTGATAGGTTAG